AGATTCCATTATCAAGGCATTTGATAAGAAGGGTGACACACTCACAGCTTACTTCAATTTTGAGCGAACTGAATTGACGTACCTGCCTGAGAGTATGTTGTATTATACCATCCTGTCGAGAGGACAGGATCCCGTGGTACAGATGATTATGAAGATGACAAGGGAGGAAATACGCTTGCGGAAGATCCTGCAAATCCAGGATTTGCCACAGGCAAAGGTAATTACGAGTACCCTGGATGCAGTGCCGGTCACTTCGTACGAGCAAATGAGTATGTTCGCCGGTATCTTTTTGCCCTGTAAGGACGTGACGATGGGATTGATGACGATGGCGCGGACTGAGAACCTGATGGAAAAGCGCATACCGGCAGGGCATTATATTAAATTGCCGGTGCCGATGGATTTCGCCATGGCAGGGATTCCGATGTATGAGTTCATCGACAGGTATGTGAAGGAAGGAGTGTTTAAGATGAGCGGGAATCATTTCTTTATTTCGATGGTGGGGCCGAATGAGAGTGAGATTTATATTCCTTATCTGAAGCAATTACTATAAAAAAATCACTTTAAACAACAACAACAAAACAATAATAATAAAGGTTTTGCCGGCCAGGCAAGACCTTTTTATTTGTGGATTGGCCAATTTATTGCTCTTTTTTCCCTTCCTTTATAAAACAATATAAAGCCATCCCATGAATGAAGTAAAGCTACCCTTTAATGCAAGACTTGCTTTCACCCTATTGTCGCTTATCCTGCTGATGTACATTGCCCGGCTGGGACATGAGCTGCTGGTACCGCTGGCCTTTGCTTTTCTG
This window of the Chitinophaga sancti genome carries:
- a CDS encoding helix-turn-helix domain-containing protein, giving the protein MKQRPPALEQMELLALKALCFADDHVSESFEMKHVSDWLGISYSYFYHSFTHVIGEPYWQYVKRHRLELSAGLLRHSGYNISEIAERSGYATVAAFTKAFTQYFDQSPRGFRKIPTLPNEQRTLQLVDSIIKAFDKKGDTLTAYFNFERTELTYLPESMLYYTILSRGQDPVVQMIMKMTREEIRLRKILQIQDLPQAKVITSTLDAVPVTSYEQMSMFAGIFLPCKDVTMGLMTMARTENLMEKRIPAGHYIKLPVPMDFAMAGIPMYEFIDRYVKEGVFKMSGNHFFISMVGPNESEIYIPYLKQLL